The genomic interval ATAAACGTTTTATATTATTGTAAACATATctacaaataaacaaaaaaaattcaaaagtatatattaattttctaaaaaataaaactacttgcataataattttgtaaagactaaaagtaaatttttaaaattttatagaaatttaaaacttatttaatcataatattaattatcagtataaaaaaaaagactacagaaactatgttattttatatctaGACAAATTAAAGACACCTAAATATCTATGAATTATATTTCTCCACTGTCTTCATATAATAAATttgtatgatttttattttatttttagcacTATCAAGTATGTTTGTTTTTGTGTATACTgccaaataattattaaataatttatttatcacaTTGTTGCGTATTTAACTTTTCACGAATAAAATATTCGATAAATTTCTATGGCGACAGCACTTAATTTTCAATAGgagtcaaataaaattattcaagatgtgaaaaagaaatgaatcaatgggTCCAGCAGTCCCTAATCGAGTATACGTATAAATTATAGGTAAAGATTATAGTGCACTAGTATATTAGTGTCAATATTTTTACGTACATCACTGCAAATTAAATGTGAGTGATTagttttaagattaaaaaaaatgtaactaatGATATATAAGAGTTGCAGATCATGTAATATTAAAGTTTCGTTGTAGAGTTCTGGTAATGTGGGTCATTATATTggtttattattactattagtGCTCACAAACTTTTCCTATACACATATTTTAAACAcgtaatataattatatttcattataatttaatttgtatgtatttagtctaaaaaatatttaatataaaatttgttgaCACATccattcaatttataaatatattttaaaaattaacttaaaaagTGATATTATAGtgtgatttaatgaaatacatatataaCAACGTTACACTGCATATAAATTGATCTcgttatattataattattatttgtgtatatttctgatcaattcatttttaatgttataattattaatactaATTAACTGTTTTAGTAAACAGTTTGATTTTGAGGTGAATACAAGGTATTCAAAACTTATTACAAAGACATCTTCGTACACTTTGAAAATAACCTAATGGATTAatccaacaacaaaaaacttgaattttgtttttacttatGTGTATAGCTTAATTGCATTTGGACTATCTATTTTACGTGAATGCGAAAATAGTTCATCCATTTTATTTGTTTCCAATTTTGACTCCTCACATATAATTTAGATTCAAATCATAacgagttgtcatttttttaatgacgtgtccaAAAAATTGTGATGTGACAAACATCTACGTGgattaaaagttattattatattatttcaaattaaaaaatacaatttatgtttttaaaagtcattattatattattccaaataaaaaaaaatacaattcatgtttttaaaaacaaaattcctatttttaaaacaaacgcCAAAATGAAAAAACATTTCAACCTCAATTCAACGCAAATCAGCCGCGCATATGAACTCTAAATTCGAAAATCGACCAAGTCTTCATCCTCTTATTCatcttcatttttcttcttcatcatttaTATTATTCATGTGTCTTattcctcttcttcttcgtctATTTTATTCGTGTACTTGTTCTTCATCGGCGTTTCAATGACGACGGAAGGTGATTTCGAGTTATCTCCGTCTTCACGGACGAAAGAAGATATAAAGTTTTGAGCTAGGTATGTGATTTTAGGGTTTtcaatttactttattattaacattattaaacTTTGTATTCAACTTTGATTTTAAGGCCAAAATTTTGTCTTTACATTGTTAACTGAACTCTATACTTTTATGCCTTTTTAATAATAAGGTTCATATGCTTTGTTGTATTATTTTGTGGTCCATGTGTAGTTTGTTTTAGGCTTAGTTTGACTGAGTTATTCAATGGTTTGTTTTATGTAGGCCAACTAAAGTCTATAGAGTTAGGATAAGAATTAACCATGGGGGTAGTTTTGTAAACCACCCAGTGAAGATGTACGTTGGTGCTCAAGTGGATGAGATAAATTGATCTTGGGATGTAGACTTAATGTCCCACATGCAAATTACTAATTTGGTCAAAAGTTTGGGATATATGAATATTAATTGTTTGTGGTACCAACATCCAAGCACTCGTTTACACGTGGGCTTAGACCTCTCAACAATGATTATGATGTAGTAAAGTTTGTTGAAGATGTCAAATAGTTTAATGTAATTGAAGTATTTGTGGAACACTTTATAGAAAATACTGTTATTAGTGATAAAAGTCCAATCCAAGAGCCAGTTGAAGCTGAAAAACTCCAAGGTGAAGGTGAACAAGTTCAAACTGAACCAGTTCAAGCTGGAGCAGTTCAAACTGAACAAGTTAAAATTGAACCAGATCAACTAGATTCTGAACCAGTTCAACCTGAATCTGAAGCAGTCCATGTTGAAACTGGACAAGGAGCATATGAAGATTATCtgagtgaagaagatgaaaattatATTGCTAATTCAGATGATGATATGAGTGAGTTATATGAGGGTGAGGGTTGAGACTGAATTTCTAAAATACCAACTGAGATCTTTGTTAATGTTGTAAGTGATGAAAATTCATCTGAAAGACATGGAAACTCAAGAGGAAACACATGGCTTAGTTCTGcaactaattataaaaaaaatgatatgaaTTATGATGATTTGGATACTCCATGAAGTGAAGTTGATGGACAGGATGTTAGGAAATTTCATAGATTTAACCGACATccaattaattgatttttttccaTTACAAATTACATCCTTATATTTTAACCAAATACATTAAACTATTGTTAACCAAATTAATTGAGACACCTTTATACTAATTTTTGTATGTAGAAATcgagttataaaaaaaatatcctaTTACAAtataatgattaaattaaacaaatcatATGAGTAAATCTAAATTCGAATACCAGCTTAAACAATTTATAACGAGCTTTACTTAACTACATTCTGAGTTACTAAAAACTAGGGGTGGACATCGGGCGGGTATGGGTGGGTTCGGGCCTAAAATGTAAAACCGGCCCAATCCATGGGTTTGATGTTTTGGCCCAATTTCGTCTACATTTTAAATCGGGTACGTCGGGTTCGGGTAGATCGGGTGTCGGTTATGTATGGGCGGATAAAAATGGGTTGAATTTTATTGgactttttttgctttttttttcattctaaattattcagttttttttgcttttatttaagaaaaaaaatctgctcttttataatttattagcCCAATCTGCTAcctaacttatttttaattgggcTGAGTTGTTGGATTTGGTTTTGTTGTTGGGCTGGACtgcttttaaaaaacatttgccTTGTGGCTgggtttttttaataaattggccattttttttaatttttggcaagtgactttttgtgtattttaaatttatatattaatatataatataaaattaataatattaatatataatataaaaataataatataaatcggTCGGGTTCGGGTATCGGCGGATCCAAATTACTCATCCGAACCCGACCGTATAAACCCATATGAACCCTTATTTTTCACCCGCTTAACCCATCAACCCGAAGAAACCCGTccgcaaatttaaattttatattgggTCGGTCGGATTCGGGCGGGTCCGATAATTATGTCCACCCCTACTAAAAACCACCTTGACATAGTAAGTATAAATCCACATTTAAGATAGCTGATAATCTCAAGTGTTAATGATTGTGCCAAATTTATAGATGAGATATCCACTCCCCAAATATTGAATAAGTTCAGCCGCCAAGTGTTATCTTCTCTTGTAGTGTTCTTCCCTCCTTCAAACTATGTCCATTTCTACTACCGCCACCACTTCCGTTACCTCATTCCTCTTCCCCTCACCACCACCACTTTCTACAAATTCACAACTCTCCTTCTTTTCTCCTTTCAAACTCAAACCACTCTCCAACACTTCTCTCTTCCTCCAAACCCCCTCCACCTCCACCTCAAGGCGCAACCCATTTTTAACACGCGCCGACGACGGCGACTCTGCCGGTCCCGACGATTACGAGATGGACGACGACGAAATGGAGGAGGTAGACAACAAGAAAGACTTCGATATCGAGTACGATCCGTTGGCCGCCGCCGCCGGAGACGTCGACATTGCGGCGGTGCAGAGCAAGAACTTCGTGTCTACGCAGGGTTGGGACCCCGATACACTCGTTGATTACAGAATTAACGAAGACGAGTTTCATAAGATTAGCTTGTTAGATTGCGATTTCTTCATAAGGAAACCCCCTGACCCTGATAACGATGTCTATGATTTCAGAGAGGTTAGTGCTACCTTTCCAATCAACCTCgacttcttccttttttttattgttttatcttTCTAGTACTGACACTCATGATCGAAGTTGTGTTCAGTGAATGTGTTAGTAATAAGTATATGTGGTTCGTAGGTTGTTACTGTTTTCATTGTTGAATGTTTGGTTGTAGATGTACGTCACTCCTCCGGATACAGATGTTTATTCAATCCCCAAGGTTCTTGCACCAATGCCTCAGAAGGTAAATTCCATCCTCAAATAAGCACTCATTCACAATGTTCCTtttaataatatgtaatttagaTTAATTGTTTTACcaaaagataaaacaaaagttaaattgttttttttagctataagttgttttcgTAAGCTAAGGAGAACTTATAGAAATAAGCTGAAAATTGCTTTCGgacatgtcataagttgtttctaTAAACGCTCCAATCAGTATCTCAAGTGTTTATGTCATTaaataagttcaaataagtCATTCCAAACAAATAGACCCTTAGAGTGAttcattttgtttgttgtttctCCCTCTACATACATCAGTTCTAAATTTATTGGCTGCTTTCTTTTTTCTATGAATCTGTAGTACATTAGATGCGCGCAAAGTGATTTTGGATGCGATAATGTTACGGAGCCACCTGTTGATGCACGTCGAGATCCTCTGTATAAATCTGAGAGGGAAATTGAGAAGGTATGGGTTACTATTGTATTTGAGGCATTTAAGTAAAGTTTGTTTTCCTGTGTTTCTTTACAAATCTGTGATATAACTAGATCTAGTCAAATATGTCAATGCCCTATTAAAAATCTATGATATAAATGTAAGATATATACTTATTAAAGGATAAGTATACCTGTAACTGCTTCAAGCTCCTTAGAGTTTGTCTTAATAATTGTGAAATACTACTGAACAAACCTCTTATGAAATCCTACCAGCCAATGAGCTTTATTTTAGTTGTTTTAGTAGGGTATTTAGTAATATATTCAGATATAACACTCTCATGTTCAGTACAATTTTtcatattacttttttttttgggtatcATTAATTTGCAAGGAAGTGAGCGTCTTTTTAGTTTTGTGAAACATTTTatgttttcagttttaattaaaaaaataccacacactttgtttctattttgaattttttttacacgAAACAATAAAACCACTCTTTATTGTTTTCCTGCTACAGGTATTCTTGACAAAACACTACAAAAATCGGAGACTGGGAGACCCTGAGTTTGTCCTAGATTTTGAGGAGATTTATGTTATTGATTCCAAAACTAAGTCCATAACCAGAGCCAAAATTCTTGTAAGTAATTGTTAGTTAATTCTCAGTCTCGTTGCTTTTAGAAAATTATCTGCTGCTTTTACTCTTTCATAGTCATATTTTCAGCCttgattttagttttgttttattgtttatacAAGTTCTTTATAAGTGCTAGACAATGAATTCATGGAAGGTGCATTCTTGCTTAAGCTTAATAATTCTTGTATTGCTCTAGAATGTTAGTTGAAATCTTGGAAAACACCATTGCACACTGATACTGTTTTGAAGCAATAAAACACTCTGCATTGTTGTCAAACTCTAGAGATAGCCTGTATAATTTACAAGTGTACTACTCTAGTATCAAATTGCGTTAACTCACAAAATCGTTTGTTGAAACCAGAGGGCAAGTTTGATGATAATTGAACGAATAACATAATGGTTATTTTTCCCATACATGTCTAACATGACAATTGTTCAGAGTGTTTTTTGAAACCCAAAATACGACAGTTGAATGATAAGACAGTGCGCAAAACATTAACCTCACAGTTTTAGCACTCCACTCCATAGATGTGTCTAAAATCCCAACAAGAACCCATCTACCAATGAGGTAAATGATGTTGTATTGAGTCTCAACGACCACGTAGCTCCCAATATAAACAATGTCGAACGAGAACACGTTAACATACCCATTTTTACAAGTTTGCATGAATCCAACAGGTCAGCAAGGTGAATGAACCCAACTTTGACGAGCTTAAATCTTAGAAACCCAAGAAACCCTAAAACAGAAAAAGATTAATAACAACTACCCTAAAACAGAAAAAGATTAAAGAACAACTACCCTAAGATTAATAACAACTACCCTAAAACAGAAACAACTAACAAACAGAAAATAACTAACCTAGCCAACTAATCCAACAACCCTTAACTATTTTAACTACTTTAATTTCTCTTTATTGTATCAGAATCCGTGAATGGAATTCCATTGATCGTCGCGAACAAGTTGATGTCAGAAGGCTTCAATGCAATAAAGGATATCACAGATTGGCTGGAGCAATGGGAGAACCACAACTCCTGAATTTGCGTCCGACGACTTTGGTGGTGGATGCATGACTAATATACAAGAATCATCTTTTTGCTTCTTTATTGCGAACACATCTTCTCTGCTGGGCCAATTATCATCTGGTGGTTCTTCTTTCTTGTTCACGTTGGTTTTCTTCCATGTTCTTGCTTTTTGTTCATCTCTGATTTCTCCTTTTCCACTATCATTCTTCCCGGCTTCCTTCACCTCATCCTGGTTACCAAGAAAAGGGTTCTTGCAACCTTTTCTTTGGGTTGCGTTCTGCCTCTGTACAATCTTTGTTACCTTTGTTGTCGCCTCTGTGGCTGCATCAACTTTTCTAGTTATTTCAGACACATGGACTAAATCAGTATTGTGCATTTCTTGTTTCTTCTCTAGTGTCTCCACCAATGGTTCCATTTCTC from Cicer arietinum cultivar CDC Frontier isolate Library 1 chromosome 5, Cicar.CDCFrontier_v2.0, whole genome shotgun sequence carries:
- the LOC101502256 gene encoding PLASTID TRANSCRIPTIONALLY ACTIVE protein 6, chloroplastic — protein: MSISTTATTSVTSFLFPSPPPLSTNSQLSFFSPFKLKPLSNTSLFLQTPSTSTSRRNPFLTRADDGDSAGPDDYEMDDDEMEEVDNKKDFDIEYDPLAAAAGDVDIAAVQSKNFVSTQGWDPDTLVDYRINEDEFHKISLLDCDFFIRKPPDPDNDVYDFREMYVTPPDTDVYSIPKVLAPMPQKYIRCAQSDFGCDNVTEPPVDARRDPLYKSEREIEKVFLTKHYKNRRLGDPEFVLDFEEIYVIDSKTKSITRAKILVTAPGGRTRDRKSDLLVIADKGNSFKIIHASEKDDPTTVIERREWAQSREEMERHLRKLRDFSTSNWF